The proteins below are encoded in one region of Campylobacter helveticus:
- a CDS encoding NFACT RNA binding domain-containing protein, whose translation MKYTELVQICDFLKQYRKLDFVKRINDNVLCLSFDRQIYIFDLNKNESGIYRANLQMKDYNAPFDFALKKYFTNSFIKELKVLENNRVLRIKVELKKSYKSYESLIYFEFTGKNTNVIITDSKGLILEALRHIDKSYRQVKPNLMLLNLKPFKMDENFVKIEDFQLYFEEKFRILYSKKLSQYKNSKLTLLENKMTKLKDNLKNLEVEENLILEAKNLSKRADILFANLSVLKDYERNFSLLDFEGERVEFVLENSPKQSANAFYKMAKKLKQKAKNICIQRENLKEKLEFLDNLKHLIEKSESLFELEILLPKKSKKEVTKKDENELGVASFYFKDFKICVGKNEKGNEYLLKNTKKNDVWLHIKDVPSSHTFIIHNKQNISQEVLEFAAKLCVSFSKLNPGSVLVDYTTRNFVKVKEKAFVNYTNYKTLSVLKE comes from the coding sequence ATGAAATATACAGAGTTAGTGCAAATTTGTGATTTTTTAAAACAATATAGAAAACTTGATTTTGTTAAGAGGATAAATGATAATGTTTTGTGCCTTAGTTTTGATAGGCAAATTTATATCTTTGACTTAAACAAAAATGAGAGTGGGATTTATCGTGCTAATTTGCAGATGAAAGATTATAATGCCCCTTTTGATTTTGCTCTTAAAAAATACTTTACAAATTCATTCATTAAAGAGCTAAAGGTTTTGGAGAATAATCGCGTTTTACGCATTAAGGTGGAGCTTAAAAAGTCGTATAAAAGTTATGAGAGTTTGATTTATTTTGAATTTACTGGCAAAAATACTAATGTGATTATAACGGATTCTAAAGGCTTGATTTTGGAGGCTTTAAGGCATATTGATAAAAGTTATCGTCAGGTTAAACCTAATTTAATGCTTCTTAATTTAAAACCTTTTAAAATGGACGAAAATTTTGTCAAAATTGAGGATTTTCAGCTTTATTTTGAAGAAAAATTCCGTATTTTATACAGCAAGAAACTTTCGCAATATAAAAATTCAAAATTAACTCTTTTGGAAAACAAAATGACAAAACTAAAAGATAATTTAAAAAATTTAGAAGTTGAAGAGAATTTGATTTTAGAGGCAAAGAATTTAAGCAAAAGAGCGGATATTTTGTTTGCAAATTTGAGTGTTTTGAAAGATTATGAAAGAAATTTTAGCCTTTTGGATTTTGAGGGCGAAAGAGTGGAATTTGTGCTTGAAAACAGCCCTAAGCAAAGCGCAAATGCTTTTTATAAAATGGCAAAAAAACTCAAACAAAAGGCTAAAAATATTTGCATACAAAGGGAAAATTTAAAAGAGAAATTAGAATTTTTAGACAATTTAAAGCATTTAATCGAAAAAAGCGAAAGTTTGTTTGAGCTTGAAATTTTGCTACCTAAAAAAAGCAAAAAAGAAGTTACGAAAAAAGACGAAAATGAACTTGGCGTGGCGAGTTTTTATTTTAAAGATTTTAAAATTTGTGTTGGTAAAAATGAAAAGGGTAATGAATATTTGCTAAAAAATACTAAAAAAAACGATGTGTGGCTACATATTAAAGATGTGCCTAGCTCTCATACTTTCATCATTCACAATAAACAAAACATTAGCCAAGAGGTGCTAGAATTCGCCGCAAAGCTTTGTGTGAGTTTTTCAAAACTAAATCCCGGGAGCGTTTTGGTCGATTATACTACAAGAAATTTTGTAAAAGTGAAAGAAAAGGCTTTTGTTAATTATACAAATTATAAAACCCTTAGCGTTTTAAAGGAGTGA
- a CDS encoding molybdenum cofactor guanylyltransferase has protein sequence MSAFLNAVILCGGKSSRMGKDKSLLKINQKSLAELAHKKLTPLFKKVYLSSKDDKFNFKADIIKDDISFQIYSPMLALYSILKHFKDEFVFILGVDFVRFSEKELEKLELFLNQNYQIIIPKTKLYKHSLCGFYHASLTPLCEEMLQKNEQKISLLFDKASTKFVDFESEKAFLNLNYYDEFLKYQSECR, from the coding sequence ATGAGTGCGTTTTTAAATGCGGTAATTTTATGTGGCGGCAAATCTTCTCGTATGGGGAAAGATAAAAGTTTGCTTAAAATTAATCAAAAAAGCCTCGCAGAACTTGCCCACAAAAAACTAACCCCGCTTTTTAAAAAGGTCTATCTCTCCAGCAAAGATGATAAATTTAACTTTAAAGCGGACATCATAAAAGATGATATAAGTTTTCAAATTTACTCACCTATGTTAGCACTTTATTCTATTTTAAAGCATTTTAAAGATGAATTTGTTTTTATCTTGGGGGTGGATTTTGTGCGATTTTCCGAAAAGGAACTTGAAAAATTAGAACTTTTTTTGAATCAAAATTATCAAATCATCATTCCAAAAACAAAACTCTACAAACATAGTCTATGTGGCTTTTATCACGCATCCTTGACACCACTTTGTGAAGAAATGCTTCAAAAAAACGAACAAAAAATTTCTCTCTTATTTGATAAAGCATCGACCAAATTTGTCGATTTTGAAAGTGAAAAAGCCTTTTTAAATTTAAATTATTATGATGAGTTTTTAAAATATCAAAGCGAGTGCCGATGA
- a CDS encoding phospholipase A, with the protein MKKLFLTLSLFSLCFGDDLSKALEYEKRGDYEKAMQLYKKIALKNRPQEFKSTQTQVIQTQSTKQETKTHTTQKERELPRKDNFAKIALANYLGDESAFNPLGISSYKMNYFLPFSHTNHDLSGSKNEVKFQISIKKRLFENLLGLDEKYYLGYTQTSWWQLYKHSSPFRENSYQPEFFVDFPIHFDGYDYFNNLRLGFLHESNGKDDDHEQSRSWNRLYASTTFLYKRFLIVPRIWYRINEDGGSDDNPAMEHYMGNFDVNLGYLGNDFFINTMLRNNLNFSRNKGAVQVDVGYDIFNNGIYYYVQYFNGYGDSLIDYNKRLERISTGFLISY; encoded by the coding sequence ATGAAGAAATTGTTTTTAACCTTAAGCCTTTTTAGTTTGTGTTTTGGCGATGATTTAAGCAAGGCATTAGAATATGAAAAAAGGGGCGATTATGAAAAAGCTATGCAACTTTATAAAAAAATCGCTCTTAAAAATCGACCACAAGAATTCAAAAGCACACAAACTCAAGTAATTCAAACGCAAAGCACCAAACAGGAAACTAAAACTCACACCACTCAAAAAGAACGAGAACTTCCTAGAAAAGATAATTTTGCCAAAATAGCCCTTGCAAATTATTTGGGAGATGAAAGTGCCTTTAACCCTCTTGGCATTAGCTCCTATAAGATGAATTATTTTTTACCCTTTTCACACACTAATCACGACTTAAGCGGCTCTAAAAATGAAGTCAAATTTCAAATCAGCATCAAAAAACGCCTTTTTGAAAATTTATTAGGACTTGACGAAAAATACTATCTAGGCTATACGCAAACTTCGTGGTGGCAGCTTTATAAGCACTCTTCTCCTTTTAGAGAAAATAGCTATCAACCTGAATTTTTTGTTGATTTTCCTATCCATTTTGACGGATACGATTATTTTAATAATCTTAGGCTAGGATTTTTACACGAAAGCAATGGCAAGGACGATGATCACGAGCAGTCTCGCTCTTGGAACAGGCTTTACGCCTCCACGACCTTTTTATACAAAAGATTTTTAATTGTTCCTAGAATTTGGTATAGAATTAACGAGGACGGCGGAAGTGATGATAATCCTGCTATGGAGCATTATATGGGAAATTTTGATGTGAATTTGGGCTATTTGGGCAATGATTTTTTCATCAATACTATGCTAAGAAATAATCTCAATTTTTCGCGTAACAAAGGCGCTGTGCAAGTTGATGTGGGCTATGATATTTTTAATAACGGCATTTATTATTATGTGCAGTATTTTAACGGCTATGGCGATAGTCTCATCGACTATAACAAACGCTTAGAGCGTATTTCTACGGGCTTTTTGATTTCTTACTGA
- a CDS encoding motility associated factor glycosyltransferase family protein: MFLEKNLSAINSSVFSELSHKIISYLQSGEKSSLGENGGGLAYEEGEKERLFDEIRAQSLRYPFICLFGIGDGELLKRLIPSYPLIIVFEENLDFFISAFSRFDFSEDFKQGRVIFVDTSSEKLELYLTMLFSTKPYYQYLSLFELFMNGNFYHRFYLEKAKAVHRLCESVIFTTLSTLGVWAKDILFSVYENFLSNVPLMLENIPIARLIEERKNKFENAIVISAGPSLSKQLPLLKKVQENAVLFCADGALNVVLEQGIEPDYILNTDISDFAKAFLHQIPAKSLLINGYSTHPKTLESLKGKNLSVVLGTKDGVCQYNFFKDFGFIELGGNVSHFAYALALELGFKTIIMLGQDLSLDFNGNSHAKGYAFGENYETDAKIEYFKVKAYKGLGEVTTHITWDYYRKDLERLFLLNKDKATFINSTEGGAFIKFCQELSFKESAKILNTKKPNFSLTKPVTQNKAKKILSKFNAKVKADLRKSQGMLEGAKELLNALNTILESKKTLPLSFLEKVKKMIDEFDGKLEEDEFLNDGKLGFVFYKKGELICEVLKARIEDESLFHLHYINAYKEWLGFFIENLNRKIDILRNGLENSLRE, from the coding sequence ATGTTTTTAGAAAAAAATTTATCCGCCATAAATTCTAGTGTTTTTAGCGAATTAAGCCACAAAATTATCTCCTACCTTCAAAGCGGTGAAAAAAGCAGCTTAGGTGAAAACGGGGGGGGTCTTGCGTATGAAGAGGGTGAAAAAGAGCGGCTTTTTGATGAAATTCGAGCGCAAAGTTTGCGTTATCCTTTCATCTGCCTTTTTGGCATAGGAGATGGTGAGCTTTTAAAAAGGCTTATTCCCTCATACCCTCTTATTATCGTCTTTGAAGAGAATTTAGACTTTTTCATTTCGGCTTTTTCACGCTTTGATTTTAGTGAGGATTTTAAGCAAGGTAGGGTCATTTTTGTCGATACTAGTAGTGAAAAATTAGAGCTTTATCTCACTATGCTTTTTTCGACTAAGCCTTATTATCAATACCTTAGCCTTTTTGAGCTTTTTATGAACGGAAACTTTTATCATCGCTTTTATTTGGAAAAAGCAAAAGCCGTGCATAGACTTTGCGAAAGCGTTATTTTTACGACTTTAAGCACACTTGGCGTGTGGGCTAAGGACATTTTATTTAGCGTTTATGAAAATTTTCTTTCCAATGTGCCTTTAATGCTTGAAAATATCCCCATAGCAAGGCTTATTGAGGAGAGAAAAAACAAATTTGAAAATGCCATTGTCATCTCAGCGGGTCCAAGCCTTAGCAAACAACTTCCCCTTTTAAAAAAGGTGCAAGAAAATGCTGTGCTTTTTTGTGCGGATGGGGCTTTAAATGTCGTCTTAGAGCAAGGCATAGAGCCTGATTATATTTTAAATACAGACATTAGTGATTTTGCAAAGGCTTTTTTACATCAAATTCCAGCCAAAAGCCTCCTTATAAACGGCTACTCCACTCACCCTAAAACCTTAGAAAGCCTTAAGGGTAAAAATTTAAGCGTGGTGCTAGGCACGAAAGACGGCGTTTGTCAATATAACTTTTTTAAAGACTTTGGTTTTATAGAGCTTGGGGGCAATGTGAGTCATTTTGCTTACGCACTAGCCTTAGAGCTTGGCTTTAAAACTATCATTATGCTAGGACAGGATTTAAGCCTTGACTTTAATGGAAATTCACACGCCAAAGGCTATGCTTTTGGGGAAAATTATGAAACAGATGCAAAGATAGAGTATTTTAAAGTCAAGGCTTATAAAGGCTTGGGTGAGGTTACAACGCATATTACTTGGGATTATTATAGAAAAGATTTAGAAAGGCTTTTTCTTTTAAATAAAGATAAAGCGACTTTCATCAATTCAACAGAAGGCGGGGCTTTCATCAAATTTTGTCAAGAATTAAGCTTTAAAGAAAGTGCAAAAATTTTAAATACGAAAAAACCAAATTTTAGCCTTACAAAGCCCGTTACTCAAAATAAAGCAAAGAAAATCCTAAGCAAATTTAACGCTAAAGTCAAGGCAGATCTTAGAAAAAGTCAAGGTATGCTAGAGGGAGCAAAAGAGCTTTTAAACGCTTTAAATACCATACTTGAAAGTAAAAAAACTCTCCCCCTTAGTTTTTTAGAAAAAGTCAAAAAGATGATTGATGAATTTGACGGGAAATTAGAAGAGGACGAATTTTTAAATGACGGGAAATTAGGCTTTGTATTTTATAAAAAAGGAGAGCTCATTTGTGAAGTTTTAAAAGCTAGGATAGAAGATGAAAGCCTATTTCACCTTCATTATATCAATGCCTATAAAGAGTGGCTAGGCTTTTTCATAGAAAATTTAAACCGCAAAATAGACATTTTAAGAAATGGCTTAGAAAACTCTCTAAGAGAGTAA
- a CDS encoding polyribonucleotide nucleotidyltransferase — MQYSIQINQNLEVFDIDKVAKQAAGSVLMRVGKSVVLAAVAREDKQVEEDFLPLTVQYIEKAYAAGRIPGGYIKRETKPGDNETLTARIIDRSLRPLFPKGYAYPTQIVVMVLSADDEVDLQVMSLNAASVALYLSGIPIKAPVCGVRIARINNNFVLNPSNSKLKESTLDLYVAGVKDELLMIEMRALPSESEGGAMVETSFAEALSGTSIYEQAMNELSEDEVIEALNLAQKAILNGSNAYEEAFSKHRKNEELELRAEIENIELFEFIKQNFTQEIKFAINQMAKSERASELEKITKELMKLENIIDKYSQEDVFNALSKVKKELVRTQILKERKRADGRALNEVRAIEIETNILPNAHGSCLFTRGQTQALVVATLGGENDAQMVDLLNEKNPISERFMVNYNFPGFSVGEASPIKAPGRRELGHGNLAKRALYPSVDENYPYVVRLVSEILESNGSSSMASVCGGSLALRAAGVPSIKLVAGVAMGLVLEGDNYAVLTDIMGLEDHDGDMDFKVAGSKDGITALQMDIKLGGIDEKILKNALYQAREARLHILDLMEEANAQIVVNEDVLPKLELFSVEPSKIVDIIGQAGKTIKEIIEKFGVSIDLDREKGEVKIAGNQSEQIKAAKDYIISITSKGKKFSKDLAHFKVGEEFLGAEVKKIAPFGAFIALKDGVDGLLHSSKMKTKLSENDKIDVKISEIKNGKISVDLLS; from the coding sequence ATGCAATACAGCATACAAATTAATCAAAATTTAGAGGTTTTTGATATAGATAAAGTTGCTAAACAAGCGGCTGGCTCTGTTTTAATGAGAGTGGGTAAAAGCGTAGTTTTAGCTGCTGTGGCAAGAGAGGATAAGCAGGTCGAAGAAGATTTTTTACCTTTAACGGTGCAATACATCGAAAAGGCTTATGCAGCAGGTAGAATTCCGGGAGGCTATATTAAAAGAGAAACCAAGCCCGGAGATAATGAAACCCTTACGGCAAGGATTATTGATAGAAGTTTAAGACCACTTTTTCCTAAAGGCTATGCTTATCCTACGCAAATTGTTGTAATGGTGCTTTCTGCGGATGATGAGGTGGATTTACAGGTAATGAGTTTAAATGCTGCGAGTGTGGCTTTATATCTAAGCGGAATTCCCATTAAAGCGCCTGTTTGTGGGGTAAGAATTGCGAGGATTAATAATAATTTTGTGTTAAATCCAAGCAATTCTAAGCTTAAAGAAAGCACGCTAGACCTTTATGTGGCTGGTGTTAAGGATGAACTTTTAATGATAGAAATGAGAGCTTTACCAAGCGAGAGTGAGGGTGGGGCTATGGTGGAAACTAGTTTTGCGGAGGCTTTATCTGGAACTAGCATTTATGAACAAGCGATGAATGAATTAAGCGAAGATGAGGTCATTGAGGCTTTAAATTTGGCACAGAAAGCAATATTAAACGGCTCAAATGCTTACGAAGAAGCATTTTCTAAACACCGCAAAAATGAGGAATTAGAACTTAGGGCAGAAATTGAAAATATCGAACTTTTTGAATTTATCAAGCAAAATTTCACACAAGAGATTAAATTTGCTATCAATCAAATGGCAAAAAGTGAAAGAGCAAGTGAGCTAGAAAAAATCACTAAAGAACTTATGAAGCTTGAAAATATCATTGATAAATACAGCCAAGAAGATGTTTTTAACGCTCTTTCTAAGGTCAAAAAAGAGCTTGTAAGAACACAAATTTTAAAAGAGAGAAAAAGGGCTGACGGACGCGCCTTAAACGAGGTAAGAGCCATAGAAATAGAAACAAACATTTTACCAAACGCGCACGGCTCTTGTCTTTTTACACGCGGACAAACTCAAGCCTTAGTTGTGGCAACTTTGGGTGGGGAAAATGACGCACAAATGGTAGATTTGCTGAATGAGAAAAATCCTATAAGCGAACGCTTTATGGTAAATTACAATTTCCCGGGCTTTTCTGTGGGCGAGGCAAGTCCTATTAAGGCGCCGGGTAGAAGAGAGCTTGGACACGGAAATTTAGCTAAAAGAGCGCTTTATCCAAGTGTTGATGAAAATTATCCTTATGTGGTGCGTTTGGTGAGTGAAATTTTAGAAAGTAATGGCTCTAGCTCTATGGCGAGTGTGTGCGGTGGCTCACTAGCCTTAAGAGCGGCTGGAGTTCCTAGCATCAAGCTTGTAGCGGGCGTGGCTATGGGGCTTGTTTTAGAGGGTGATAATTACGCGGTTTTAACGGACATTATGGGACTTGAGGACCACGATGGGGATATGGATTTTAAAGTCGCTGGAAGCAAGGATGGCATTACCGCACTTCAAATGGATATTAAATTAGGTGGGATTGATGAGAAAATTCTTAAAAATGCCCTTTATCAAGCAAGAGAGGCGAGACTTCACATTTTGGATTTAATGGAAGAAGCTAACGCGCAAATTGTCGTTAATGAAGATGTTTTACCAAAATTAGAACTTTTTAGCGTTGAACCTAGTAAAATCGTCGATATTATAGGGCAAGCAGGTAAGACGATTAAAGAGATTATCGAAAAATTTGGCGTTTCGATTGATTTGGATAGAGAAAAGGGCGAGGTGAAAATCGCTGGAAATCAAAGTGAGCAAATCAAAGCGGCGAAAGATTATATCATCAGCATTACAAGTAAGGGAAAGAAATTTTCTAAAGATTTAGCGCATTTTAAAGTGGGTGAAGAATTTCTTGGGGCTGAAGTTAAAAAAATAGCCCCTTTTGGAGCTTTCATCGCTTTAAAAGACGGGGTCGATGGCTTACTCCATAGCTCTAAAATGAAGACTAAATTGAGTGAAAATGATAAGATTGATGTAAAAATCAGTGAGATTAAAAATGGCAAAATTTCAGTGGATTTACTCTCTTAG
- a CDS encoding LPS-assembly protein LptD, with protein MWRKFSFILTSSLALNAAQVDIYAIEAKKEGDKLIANDDVVIFSDFYFITANKAIYNEKTSEVELFGDVNILRGQNERSHSNYAKLNLDTNEAKFEKFFFANNDLEVWFKSDESCLDDKNFKTTLSSVSSCNVEDPDWEIKFSEGELDRETNFVHLYNARLYIKNIPVFYTPYFGFSTDTQRRTGLLVPKFSIKGDEGLFYEQPIYFTTHENWDLQLNPQVRTNRGYGLYSTLRFIDSSSSMGELNFGAFRENSDYFKDEDLENQTHAGVELKYLRTDLIKSLLGDNFQEGLWIDATYLNDVDYLNLGRRDYKDLNSLITSRINYFLADENNFYGAYGKYYIDTSKTHNKDTLQEYPSFQYHRFLNSLFDERIRYSFDVSFNNYYRRIGPYANNINVSLPLSYHNAFFDDFLHFAFTERLDASFVNYTHDPQKEHEHFYRSTHEFSFYTDLSKSYENFFHTLNLGVDYILPGGKSGGVSEDYLNLEQIDEKINPFLVQYFYNEAGEKKLKNRIDVSYLSRRDEFEESKNLLTYYYNEDISFNNEVTYSHLDTRFSNVLSQIDLSLNPKFNWEFSHAYQNDEYGKYSFIGTRTNYYVNANYNLFGGIWFDTQRAHANMWELGYTYQRKCWNYSLMYRERIDPKLTSAGITAKNQSGFYFVFNFYPLGGVGYDFALQENENKI; from the coding sequence ATGTGGCGTAAATTTTCTTTTATTTTAACTTCTTCATTAGCTTTAAATGCCGCTCAAGTGGATATTTATGCCATAGAGGCAAAAAAAGAGGGAGATAAACTCATCGCAAATGATGATGTTGTGATATTTTCCGATTTTTATTTCATCACGGCAAATAAAGCAATTTATAATGAAAAGACCTCTGAGGTGGAGCTTTTTGGTGATGTAAATATTTTAAGAGGGCAAAATGAACGCTCTCACTCCAACTACGCAAAATTAAATCTTGACACTAATGAAGCAAAGTTTGAAAAATTTTTCTTTGCAAATAATGATCTTGAAGTGTGGTTTAAGAGCGATGAGAGTTGTTTAGATGATAAAAATTTTAAAACCACACTTTCATCTGTTTCAAGCTGTAATGTCGAAGATCCTGATTGGGAAATAAAATTTAGCGAGGGTGAGTTAGATAGAGAAACGAATTTTGTGCATCTTTATAATGCAAGATTGTATATTAAAAATATCCCTGTATTTTATACGCCATATTTTGGCTTTAGCACGGATACTCAAAGACGCACAGGGCTTTTGGTGCCTAAATTTAGCATAAAGGGTGATGAGGGGTTATTTTATGAGCAACCTATTTATTTTACTACGCACGAAAATTGGGATTTGCAGCTTAATCCCCAAGTAAGGACAAATAGGGGTTATGGACTTTACTCAACCTTAAGATTTATCGATTCTTCTTCATCGATGGGAGAGCTAAATTTTGGAGCTTTTAGGGAGAATTCGGATTATTTTAAAGATGAGGATTTAGAAAACCAAACTCACGCTGGTGTGGAACTTAAATATTTAAGAACGGATTTGATTAAATCTTTACTTGGGGATAATTTCCAAGAAGGCTTGTGGATTGATGCGACCTATCTTAATGATGTGGATTATTTAAATTTGGGAAGACGCGATTATAAAGATTTAAATTCTTTGATTACTTCAAGGATTAATTATTTTCTTGCCGATGAAAATAATTTTTACGGAGCTTATGGAAAATACTATATCGACACTTCCAAAACGCATAATAAAGACACCTTACAGGAATATCCATCATTTCAATACCACCGCTTTTTAAATTCTTTATTTGATGAGAGGATACGCTATTCTTTTGATGTGAGTTTCAATAATTATTATAGACGCATAGGACCTTATGCGAATAATATTAATGTAAGCCTACCTCTGTCTTATCATAATGCTTTTTTTGATGATTTTTTACATTTTGCTTTTACGGAGAGACTAGACGCTTCTTTTGTTAATTATACTCACGACCCGCAAAAAGAACACGAGCATTTTTATAGAAGCACACACGAATTTAGTTTTTATACTGACCTTTCTAAATCTTATGAGAATTTTTTCCATACCTTAAATTTAGGAGTGGATTACATTTTGCCGGGGGGTAAGTCAGGCGGTGTGAGTGAGGACTACTTAAATTTGGAGCAAATTGATGAGAAAATTAATCCTTTCTTGGTGCAGTATTTTTATAATGAAGCGGGTGAAAAAAAGCTTAAAAACCGCATTGATGTGAGCTATTTAAGCAGACGCGATGAATTTGAAGAAAGTAAAAATCTTTTAACTTATTATTACAACGAAGATATTAGTTTCAATAATGAAGTAACTTATTCCCATCTTGACACGCGTTTTAGTAATGTTTTAAGTCAAATTGATTTAAGTTTAAATCCTAAATTTAACTGGGAATTTTCTCACGCTTATCAAAATGATGAGTATGGAAAATACAGTTTTATAGGAACGAGAACAAATTATTATGTCAATGCAAATTATAATCTTTTTGGCGGAATTTGGTTTGACACACAAAGAGCACACGCGAATATGTGGGAACTTGGCTATACTTATCAGCGTAAATGCTGGAATTATTCTTTAATGTATAGGGAAAGAATCGACCCTAAGCTTACAAGTGCGGGTATTACAGCTAAAAATCAAAGCGGATTTTATTTTGTGTTTAATTTTTATCCTCTTGGTGGCGTGGGTTATGATTTTGCTTTGCAAGAAAATGAGAATAAAATTTAG
- a CDS encoding RDD family protein yields the protein MNENLQDKLEREGLKIASFPKRVWAYLIDEFLLTCIVFIIFYDKLANAKDYFDIAMILGNFSLGFFVLQFSYQAIFTALYGASLGKMVCKIIVIDEQFLDKPNWTQSCLRALFRQFSSMAFMLGFAWALGNVLRKTWQDYLARTVVIDVA from the coding sequence ATGAACGAAAATTTACAAGATAAATTAGAGCGAGAAGGGCTTAAAATAGCTAGTTTTCCTAAGAGGGTGTGGGCTTATTTAATCGATGAATTTCTTTTAACTTGTATCGTTTTTATCATCTTTTATGACAAGCTTGCAAATGCGAAGGATTATTTTGATATTGCTATGATTTTGGGAAATTTTTCCTTAGGTTTTTTCGTGCTTCAATTTAGTTATCAGGCTATTTTTACGGCACTTTATGGGGCAAGTTTGGGGAAGATGGTGTGCAAAATTATCGTGATTGATGAGCAATTTTTAGATAAACCAAACTGGACTCAAAGCTGTCTTAGGGCTTTATTTAGGCAATTTAGCAGTATGGCTTTTATGCTAGGTTTTGCTTGGGCTTTGGGAAATGTTTTGCGTAAAACTTGGCAAGATTATTTAGCTAGGACTGTGGTGATTGATGTGGCGTAA
- the purD gene encoding phosphoribosylamine--glycine ligase, with protein MKIMILGAGAREYSIALALKKEKKDLEFIFVPGNGASAKLGKNVDIKDMKELALYAKNESVELCIVGSEAFLEQGVVDEFLALNLKIFGPTKNAAMLESSKAFMKEFLQRHKIKTAKFINTSDLEEAKEFISRLTPPIVVKADGLCAGKGVIIAKSKEEAVQEAAKMLSGESFGAAGRKIVIEEFLDGFELSIFALCDGENFVLLPAAQDHKRLYDNDEGPNTGGMGAYAPSSLASKELLERVKSEIVAPTLKGMKEENNPFCGVLFVGLMVVENNPFVLEFNVRFGDPECEVLMPLINNPLELFMAASEKRLDSFKLDLKDEFAVGVVCAGANYPFKASPKSEIRVSSVPENSHISYAGVSLENDKFIADGGRILVCVGVGESMQDAKKRAYELCENVSFEGKHFRKDIGYQVN; from the coding sequence ATGAAAATTATGATTTTAGGAGCTGGTGCTAGGGAGTATTCCATAGCTTTAGCCTTAAAAAAAGAGAAAAAAGATTTAGAATTTATTTTTGTTCCTGGAAATGGTGCAAGTGCGAAGCTTGGCAAAAATGTCGATATAAAAGATATGAAAGAACTTGCTCTATACGCTAAAAATGAGAGTGTGGAACTTTGTATCGTTGGAAGTGAAGCTTTTTTAGAGCAGGGCGTTGTCGATGAGTTTTTAGCTTTAAATCTTAAAATTTTTGGACCAACAAAAAATGCCGCGATGCTTGAAAGCTCTAAGGCTTTTATGAAAGAATTTTTGCAAAGGCATAAGATTAAAACGGCAAAATTTATCAATACGAGCGATTTAGAAGAAGCAAAAGAATTTATAAGCCGCTTAACTCCGCCCATAGTTGTGAAAGCGGACGGCTTATGTGCAGGGAAAGGCGTCATAATCGCCAAAAGCAAAGAAGAAGCTGTACAAGAGGCTGCCAAGATGCTTAGTGGTGAGAGCTTTGGTGCGGCTGGGCGTAAAATTGTGATAGAAGAATTCTTAGATGGTTTTGAGTTAAGCATTTTTGCTCTTTGTGATGGAGAAAATTTTGTCCTTTTGCCAGCAGCACAAGACCATAAAAGACTTTATGATAACGATGAGGGTCCAAATACGGGCGGTATGGGTGCTTATGCACCGAGTTCTTTGGCTAGCAAAGAGCTTTTAGAGCGTGTGAAAAGTGAGATAGTAGCTCCAACGCTTAAGGGAATGAAGGAAGAAAATAATCCTTTTTGCGGAGTGCTTTTTGTAGGGCTTATGGTCGTTGAAAACAATCCTTTTGTTTTGGAATTTAATGTGCGTTTTGGAGACCCTGAGTGCGAGGTCTTAATGCCTTTAATCAATAATCCACTCGAGCTTTTTATGGCTGCGAGTGAAAAAAGATTAGATAGCTTTAAGCTTGATTTAAAAGATGAATTTGCTGTGGGAGTTGTTTGTGCTGGGGCAAATTATCCTTTTAAGGCTTCACCAAAAAGCGAAATTCGCGTTTCTAGTGTGCCTGAAAATTCGCATATTTCTTATGCTGGGGTGAGCTTAGAAAATGATAAATTCATCGCTGATGGAGGGAGAATTTTGGTTTGCGTTGGTGTGGGTGAAAGTATGCAAGATGCGAAAAAAAGAGCCTATGAGCTTTGTGAAAATGTGAGTTTTGAAGGGAAGCATTTTAGAAAAGATATAGGCTATCAGGTTAATTAA